One region of Fundulus heteroclitus isolate FHET01 unplaced genomic scaffold, MU-UCD_Fhet_4.1 scaffold_206, whole genome shotgun sequence genomic DNA includes:
- the LOC105924934 gene encoding TBC1 domain family member 13 — protein MSSAYKNRIQEFKSALGENSINLTALRELSFSGIPHEEGIRSLCWKILLNYLPLDQTLWESFLKKQREVYAQFLREMIIQPGIAKANLGLSRADVTLEDHPLNPNPDSRWNNYFKDNEILLQIDKDVRRLYPDMAFFQRPTEYPCQLILDPQNDYETLRRRVEQTTLKAQTVHRNRSGVTNVSSPGKALNLYPSNEYEVLPSGTEAHWEVVERILFIYAKLNPGIAYVQGMNEIVGPIYYTFATDPSSQWKEHAEADTFFCFTNLMSENRDNFIKSLDDSQCGITCKMESVYAMLKDKDPQLFLKLEEQNIKPQYFTFRWLTLLLSQEFLLPDVIRIWDSLFSDQDRFHFLLLVCCAMLILIRDSLLAGDFTANMRLLQDYPISDVHTILTKAKELQENS, from the exons ATGTCTTCTGCCTACAAGAACAG GATCCAAGAGTTCAAATCAGCGCTGGGGGAGAACAGCATCAACCTGACGGCTCTCAGGGAGCTCAGCTTCAGCG GAATCCCTCATGAAGAAGGAATCCGCTCCCTGTGCTGGAAG ATTCTGCTCAACTATCTGCCCCTGGATCAGACGCTATGGGAGTCTTTCCTCAAGAAGCAGAG GGAGGTCTACGCTCAGTTCCTCAGAGAGATGATCATCCAGCCCGGCATCGCCAAGGCCAACCTGGGTCTGTCCAGAGCCGACGTAACGCTGGAGGACCAC cctCTGAATCCGAACCCAGACAGCCGCTGGAACAACTACTTCAAAGACAACGAGATCTTACTGCAGATCGACAAGGATGTGAG GCGGCTGTATCCGGACATGGCCTTCTTCCAGCGGCCCACCGAGTATCCCTGCCAGCTGATCCTGGACCCGCAGAACGACTACGAGACGCTGCGGCGCCGCGTGGAGCAGACCACGCTGAAGGCCCAGACCGTCCACCGGAACCGCAGCGGCGTCACTAAC GTGAGCTCTCCTGGGAAGGCGCTGAACCTGTACCCGTCCAACGAGTACGAGGTTCTGCCCAGCGGTACCGAGGCCCActgggaggtggtggagcggaTCCTCTTCATCTACGCCAAGCTGAACCCGGGCATCGCCTACGTTCAGGGCATGAACGAGATCGTGGGGCCCATCTACTACACCTTCGCCACGGACCCCAGCAGCCAGTggaaag AACACGCCGAGGCCGACACGTTCTTCTGCTTCACCAACCTGATGTCGGAGAACCGGGACAACTTCATCAAGAGTCTGGACGACTCGCAGTGCGGCATCACCTGCAAGATGGAGAGCGTCTACGCCATGCTGAAGGACAAGGACCCGCAGCTCTTCCTCAAGCTG GAGGAGCAGAACATCAAGCCTCAGTACTTCACCTTCCGCTGGCTCACCCTGCTGCTGTCCCAGGAGTTCCTCCTGCCGGACGTCATCCGCATCTGGGACTCCCTGTTCTCCGACCAGGACCGGTTCCACTTCCTGCTCCTGGTCTGCTGCGCCATGCTCAT ACTCATCAGGGACAGCTTACTGGCCGGAGACTTCACCGCCAACATGAGGTTACTGCAG GATTATCCGATCTCAGACGTCCACACCATCCTGACCAAAGccaaggagctgcaggagaacTCCTAA
- the LOC118559034 gene encoding uncharacterized protein LOC118559034 isoform X2 produces the protein MQNPESKALDTRPKRRTSVPSYLSDYDLSGAGAQSRFRTANAGELSVEERALECPINRSPSPPISQSSNMMNMEDDEEQERELCQSMEQVTGEQQTSQGSEFSAALKEMRQENAELRKQFQSLMVALQSQSAPHQPLFPPPPPQSVYSGGYGPYQPHTNSPAYQQQQYPTYSSQGNLGLDFTKPRVPQTSGGLPHGLYYADTPQQSTFSYSHRDPTFFQVPSCIEPQRETTYRGPKPTIPRFTSPDPREFARMKIALENLLPVDATERYKYQILTDHLQCEEASLVADSYCNSRHPYTDTMSALTKMYGQPHKLAVQRIAELMDGPNIRSGDVKSFRLFALNVRSLVGMLEQLGQRGQIELVCGSHVSRLLSKLPYELNASFKRFIHPLRVTIPTLIDFADWLEYELEIQGDSMEPTRREESFNKKPDTKRTPKPSSKAATIFLSTEKVSGTNRVASPPAPGHAVNKSKEKEKVTAYCPYCDNEKHFLNNCSNFKTLSKEQKVTWIKTNNKCWRCGRNHQAAKCTLRAPCKTCGRRHLLVLHEVNERAEEEQASVPPSAESCLVNTANKVVCVDRPVYNCKSSSHAADWR, from the exons ATGCAGAACCCAGAGTCAAAGGCATTGGACACTCGACCCAAACGAAGAACGTCAGTTCCTTCATACCTGTCAGATTATGACCTAAGTGGAGCTGGAGCACAGAGTAGATTCCGGACAGCAAATGCAGGGGAATTATCAGTGGAGGAAAGGGCACTAGAATGTCCAATTAACAGATCCCCATCACCACCAATTAGTCAGAGCTCCAACATGATGAACATGGAGGATGACGAGGAGCAAGAACGAGAGCTTTGTCAATCTATGGAGCAAGTCACCGGGGAGCAGCAGACCAGCCAAGGTTCTGAGTTTAGTGCTGCTCTCAAAGAGATGCGCCAAGAAAACGCTGAGCTTCGTAAACAGTTTCAGAGCTTGATGGTTGCTTTACAGTCCCAGTCAGCACCCCATCAGCCTCTattccctcctcctccacctcaaagTGTTTATAGTGGTGGTTATGGACCTTACCAACCCCATACCAATTCTCCAGCATACCAACAGCAGCAATATCCAACATACAGCTCCCAAGGAAATCTGGGATTAGATTTCACTAAACCTAGAGTTCCTCAGACATCAGGTGGTTTACCTCATGGTCTGTATTATGCAGACACACCACAACAGAGCACATTTTCCTATTCACATAGAGATCCTACATTTTTCCAAGTTCCCAGCTGTATTGAGCCACAGAGAGAGACCACATACAGAGGACCGAAGCCCACTATCCCCAGATTCACATCACCAGATCCCAGAGAGTTTGCACGCATGAAGATTGCCTTAGAGAATTTATTACCAGTCGATGCCACTGAAAGATATAAGTACCAGATCCTCACTGATCACCTTCAGTGCGAAGAAGCTTCACTTGTAGCAGACTCATACTGCAATTCAAGGCACCCTTATACCGATACAATGTCGGCTCTCACAAAGATGTATGGACAGCCTCACAAGCTTGCAGTGCAACGGATTGCAGAATTAATGGATGGTCCAAATATACGCAGTGGTGATGTTAAGAGCTTTCGTCTGTTTGCCCTCAACGTGCGGTCACTGGTCGGCATGTTAGAACAACTAGGGCAAAGAGGTCAGATTGAGTTAGTGTGCGGCTCTCATGTTTCAAGGCTCTTAAGTAAACTTCCCTATGAGCTTAATGCCAGCTTTAAGAGATTTATCCACCCCCTGAGAGTAACCATCCCTACCCTTATCGACTTCGCTGATTGGCTGGAATACGAGCTAGAAATTCAGGGAGACAGCATGGAGCCCACCAGGAGAGAGGAGTCGTTTAACAAGAAGCCTGATACCAAACGCACTCCCAAGCCCTCAAGTAAGGCTGCTACTATCTTCCTGAGCACTGAGAAGGTCTCTGGGACCAATAGAGTAGCATCACCACCTGCACCTGGACATGCTGTCAACAAGTCAAAGGAAAAGGAGAAGGTTACGGCCTACTGTCCCTATTGCGACAACGAAAAGCACTTCCTGAACAACTGTTCTAACTTTAAGACTTTGAGCAAAGAACAGAAGGTAACATGGATTAAAACGAATAACAAGTGTTGGCGTTGTGGACGTAATCACCAAGCGGCAAAGTGTACACTTAGAGCTCCCTGCAAAACCTGCGGTAGGAGACATCTGCTAGTGCTGCATGAGGTGAATGAGAGAGCGGAGGAGGAACAAGCATCAGTTCCACCTTCAGCAGAAAGCTGCCTTGTGAACACTGCCAACAAAGTTGTGTGCGTCGACCGGCCAGTCTACAACTGCAAG AGTTCGTCCCATGCTGCTGATTGGCGCTGA
- the LOC118559034 gene encoding uncharacterized protein LOC118559034 isoform X1, whose protein sequence is MQNPESKALDTRPKRRTSVPSYLSDYDLSGAGAQSRFRTANAGELSVEERALECPINRSPSPPISQSSNMMNMEDDEEQERELCQSMEQVTGEQQTSQGSEFSAALKEMRQENAELRKQFQSLMVALQSQSAPHQPLFPPPPPQSVYSGGYGPYQPHTNSPAYQQQQYPTYSSQGNLGLDFTKPRVPQTSGGLPHGLYYADTPQQSTFSYSHRDPTFFQVPSCIEPQRETTYRGPKPTIPRFTSPDPREFARMKIALENLLPVDATERYKYQILTDHLQCEEASLVADSYCNSRHPYTDTMSALTKMYGQPHKLAVQRIAELMDGPNIRSGDVKSFRLFALNVRSLVGMLEQLGQRGQIELVCGSHVSRLLSKLPYELNASFKRFIHPLRVTIPTLIDFADWLEYELEIQGDSMEPTRREESFNKKPDTKRTPKPSSKAATIFLSTEKVSGTNRVASPPAPGHAVNKSKEKEKVTAYCPYCDNEKHFLNNCSNFKTLSKEQKVTWIKTNNKCWRCGRNHQAAKCTLRAPCKTCGRRHLLVLHEVNERAEEEQASVPPSAESCLVNTANKVVCVDRPVYNCKVLLKISKVLLRNGDKSLETYAVLDDGSERTILLQSAAKQLGLTGSKEVLALRTVRQEVEKLHGAAVSFTISPVANPDQVYSIQNAFTAEQLSLAEHSHPVVSLQQKYKHLSGLPLPPLNRVRPMLLIGADYTHLITPVEPVRLGPPGGPAAVKTLLGWTLQGPAQAIESITRRTYCGLQQ, encoded by the exons ATGCAGAACCCAGAGTCAAAGGCATTGGACACTCGACCCAAACGAAGAACGTCAGTTCCTTCATACCTGTCAGATTATGACCTAAGTGGAGCTGGAGCACAGAGTAGATTCCGGACAGCAAATGCAGGGGAATTATCAGTGGAGGAAAGGGCACTAGAATGTCCAATTAACAGATCCCCATCACCACCAATTAGTCAGAGCTCCAACATGATGAACATGGAGGATGACGAGGAGCAAGAACGAGAGCTTTGTCAATCTATGGAGCAAGTCACCGGGGAGCAGCAGACCAGCCAAGGTTCTGAGTTTAGTGCTGCTCTCAAAGAGATGCGCCAAGAAAACGCTGAGCTTCGTAAACAGTTTCAGAGCTTGATGGTTGCTTTACAGTCCCAGTCAGCACCCCATCAGCCTCTattccctcctcctccacctcaaagTGTTTATAGTGGTGGTTATGGACCTTACCAACCCCATACCAATTCTCCAGCATACCAACAGCAGCAATATCCAACATACAGCTCCCAAGGAAATCTGGGATTAGATTTCACTAAACCTAGAGTTCCTCAGACATCAGGTGGTTTACCTCATGGTCTGTATTATGCAGACACACCACAACAGAGCACATTTTCCTATTCACATAGAGATCCTACATTTTTCCAAGTTCCCAGCTGTATTGAGCCACAGAGAGAGACCACATACAGAGGACCGAAGCCCACTATCCCCAGATTCACATCACCAGATCCCAGAGAGTTTGCACGCATGAAGATTGCCTTAGAGAATTTATTACCAGTCGATGCCACTGAAAGATATAAGTACCAGATCCTCACTGATCACCTTCAGTGCGAAGAAGCTTCACTTGTAGCAGACTCATACTGCAATTCAAGGCACCCTTATACCGATACAATGTCGGCTCTCACAAAGATGTATGGACAGCCTCACAAGCTTGCAGTGCAACGGATTGCAGAATTAATGGATGGTCCAAATATACGCAGTGGTGATGTTAAGAGCTTTCGTCTGTTTGCCCTCAACGTGCGGTCACTGGTCGGCATGTTAGAACAACTAGGGCAAAGAGGTCAGATTGAGTTAGTGTGCGGCTCTCATGTTTCAAGGCTCTTAAGTAAACTTCCCTATGAGCTTAATGCCAGCTTTAAGAGATTTATCCACCCCCTGAGAGTAACCATCCCTACCCTTATCGACTTCGCTGATTGGCTGGAATACGAGCTAGAAATTCAGGGAGACAGCATGGAGCCCACCAGGAGAGAGGAGTCGTTTAACAAGAAGCCTGATACCAAACGCACTCCCAAGCCCTCAAGTAAGGCTGCTACTATCTTCCTGAGCACTGAGAAGGTCTCTGGGACCAATAGAGTAGCATCACCACCTGCACCTGGACATGCTGTCAACAAGTCAAAGGAAAAGGAGAAGGTTACGGCCTACTGTCCCTATTGCGACAACGAAAAGCACTTCCTGAACAACTGTTCTAACTTTAAGACTTTGAGCAAAGAACAGAAGGTAACATGGATTAAAACGAATAACAAGTGTTGGCGTTGTGGACGTAATCACCAAGCGGCAAAGTGTACACTTAGAGCTCCCTGCAAAACCTGCGGTAGGAGACATCTGCTAGTGCTGCATGAGGTGAATGAGAGAGCGGAGGAGGAACAAGCATCAGTTCCACCTTCAGCAGAAAGCTGCCTTGTGAACACTGCCAACAAAGTTGTGTGCGTCGACCGGCCAGTCTACAACTGCAAGGTACTACTGAAGATCAGTAAGGTACTCCTGAGAAATGGTGACAAGTCCCTTGAGACGTATGCTGTCTTAGATGATGGATCTGAGCGGACAATCCTGCTTCAGTCTGCTGCCAAACAGTTGGGCCTTACAGGAAGTAAAGAGGTGTTGGCTCTTCGTacagtcagacaggaagtggagaAGCTCCACGGGGCGGCTGTGTCTTTCACAATTTCTCCAGTAGCCAACCCAGACCAAGTGTACAGCATCCAGAATGCATTTACAGCCGAGCAACTGAGTTTAGCAGAACATTCCCACCCAGTTGTCTCACTCCAGCAGAAGTATAAACATCTGTCAGGTTTGCCTCTGCCTCCTCTAAACAGAGTTCGTCCCATGCTGCTGATTGGCGCTGATTACACACACCTCATTACACCTGTGGAGCCAGTCAGACTAGGACCACCTGGTGGACCGGCAGCTGTGAAAACTCTCCTTGGATGGACGCTACAGGGACCAGCTCAAGCCATTGAATCCATCACAAGG AGAACATACTGTGGCCTTCAGCAGTGA